A genome region from Marinobacter panjinensis includes the following:
- a CDS encoding oligosaccharide flippase family protein, with the protein MLRRLLVNTSSNMAQLIVSMVVTFIMAPIYLKLMGHHDYGLREMVLALVGYMGMLDLGMRPTISRFASMHNARGERVSLLTVYSCSLVFMFFVGLVLSVFFVIWAFAFPEVLDPQDGEQATKYMLFLLLIGAQLIFVFPKLVTESYLEGLQRYYFKNMVNIISTISIAVIAYFHMTPENGLVLLVGLVAISQAIKLVIFGIVLLKPALGTIYPNLRYFSVEKLREMLSFGLKSFIQGAAGKVEKMSDRLVIGTILGPAMIPVYTIPATLVGYISSITMTLSHTFMPLFSDLSARGQQHRIKAIYLLASKLLVGLIIPMGVGICLIGGPFIGIWMEGQFDPVIVDAILVLLVTYTVVPMLNPFASRYLTAINQHVIFAKVAPPAALVNLGLSIWLVLEYGVVGAALGSVLPVFVVMPLYLYVVCHNLEVSMLHYFRATILPAVIPVALMGGGLFWFRTTHGFEGYLDIVLSVLVSALVYSLVYWVFAMGREDREVLLRLLPGRR; encoded by the coding sequence GCATCACGACTACGGGCTCCGAGAGATGGTACTTGCCCTCGTCGGTTACATGGGGATGCTGGATCTTGGTATGAGGCCGACCATTAGCCGGTTCGCGTCAATGCATAATGCCAGGGGGGAGCGCGTTTCTTTATTGACTGTTTATTCTTGCAGTCTTGTTTTCATGTTTTTCGTGGGATTGGTTCTATCTGTTTTCTTCGTGATATGGGCCTTTGCGTTTCCTGAAGTACTGGATCCACAGGACGGCGAACAGGCAACAAAGTATATGTTGTTTTTGTTGCTAATCGGCGCCCAGCTAATATTCGTGTTCCCCAAATTAGTCACCGAGAGCTATCTTGAAGGTCTGCAGCGATACTATTTCAAGAATATGGTGAATATTATTTCCACGATATCCATTGCTGTAATAGCTTACTTTCACATGACACCGGAGAACGGCCTGGTTCTTTTGGTTGGACTTGTCGCGATATCTCAGGCGATCAAGTTGGTTATTTTCGGTATCGTTCTTCTGAAACCGGCACTCGGTACTATTTATCCGAATCTGCGATACTTTTCTGTCGAAAAGCTCCGCGAAATGTTGTCTTTTGGTCTGAAATCCTTCATTCAGGGAGCGGCCGGCAAAGTTGAGAAAATGTCTGATCGTCTCGTTATCGGCACTATACTTGGACCCGCGATGATTCCTGTCTACACTATTCCAGCAACACTCGTCGGGTATATTTCAAGCATCACCATGACACTGAGCCACACGTTCATGCCACTCTTTAGTGACTTGAGCGCCCGTGGCCAGCAACACCGAATCAAAGCTATTTACCTGCTGGCCAGTAAACTGCTGGTGGGCCTGATCATTCCCATGGGCGTAGGTATCTGCCTGATTGGCGGACCGTTTATCGGTATCTGGATGGAGGGGCAGTTTGATCCGGTGATCGTGGATGCCATTCTGGTACTGTTGGTTACTTACACCGTGGTACCCATGCTGAACCCGTTTGCAAGCCGTTATCTTACGGCCATTAACCAGCATGTCATTTTTGCAAAAGTCGCTCCACCTGCGGCGCTGGTGAACCTCGGCCTCAGTATCTGGTTGGTATTGGAGTACGGCGTGGTTGGTGCCGCATTAGGGTCAGTGCTTCCAGTGTTTGTGGTGATGCCCCTATACCTCTATGTAGTGTGCCACAATCTGGAAGTCTCGATGCTTCACTACTTCCGAGCCACGATTCTTCCAGCGGTTATTCCGGTAGCGCTGATGGGGGGCGGCCTTTTCTGGTTCCGCACCACCCATGGTTTTGAGGGTTATCTGGATATTGTATTGTCAGTACTGGTGTCTGCGCTTGTGTATAGTCTGGTCTACTGGGTTTTCGCTATGGGCAGGGAAGACCGTGAGGTATTGCTCCGGCTGCTGCCCGGGAGGCGATAA